One Bacteroidota bacterium genomic region harbors:
- a CDS encoding transposase, with the protein MSRKYKMYNPEGIYFISFATINWIDIFIREDYFNIITDSLNYCTDNKGLIVYAYCIMPSHIHLIFRDNNNNPSKLIKEFKTFTSKQMRKEIDGNEQESRRKWILQMMRDAGMKNSNVQDFQFWQQHKQPIELWSNHVLEQKLDYVHNNPVVAGFVDEPHHWKYSSARDYVGISGNVKICLLE; encoded by the coding sequence ATGAGCAGAAAATACAAAATGTATAATCCAGAAGGGATTTATTTTATATCCTTTGCTACAATAAATTGGATTGATATTTTCATACGTGAAGACTATTTCAATATTATTACTGATAGTCTGAATTACTGCACAGACAATAAAGGATTAATTGTTTATGCCTATTGCATTATGCCCAGTCACATTCATTTAATTTTCCGAGACAACAATAATAATCCCTCAAAGCTAATTAAGGAGTTTAAAACATTTACCTCAAAACAAATGAGAAAAGAAATTGATGGGAATGAACAAGAAAGCAGAAGGAAATGGATATTACAAATGATGAGAGATGCAGGAATGAAAAATAGTAATGTTCAAGATTTTCAATTCTGGCAACAACATAAGCAACCAATTGAACTTTGGAGCAATCATGTTCTTGAACAAAAATTAGATTATGTACACAATAACCCAGTTGTAGCAGGATTTGTGGATGAACCTCATCATTGGAAATATAGTAGTGCAAGAGACTATGTAGGCATTTCAGGTAATGTAAAAATCTGCTTGTTAGAATAA
- a CDS encoding glycosyl hydrolase, with protein MKKYIILLALCILLPALTFSQKDEDKDLMKSSTFSGLKFRSIGPALMSGRITDFAVNPNNIHEYYVAVACGGVWKTQNSGTTWKPIFDSEKSFSIGCVTIDPNNPHTVWVGSGENNSQRSVSWGDGIYKSLDGGQSWTNMGLKKSEHIAKIIVHPNKSNIIYVAAQGPLWGPGGDRGLYKSIDGGTTWDAVLTISENTGVTDVVMDPRNPDVLYAASYQRRRHTWTLINGGPEGAIHKSTDGGKNWRKLSKGIPAGDIGRIGLAISPVNPDYLYAIIEAAEDNGGFYKSTDRGESWTKTYKYNTASAQYYNEIFCDPVDADKVYILDTYTSYTEDGGNSFKRLGNKNRHVDDHAFWINPNNTNHILIGGDGGIYETVDFAQSWEYKANLPITQFYRVSVDNTMPFYYVYGGTQDNSTQGGPSQTTSISGITNADWYLTKGGDGFETVIDPIDPDIVYSQSQYGWLVRYNRKSGESIGIKPIEKKNEEPYRWNWDAPLIISPHAHKRLYFAANKLFKSDDKGNTWQIISPDLTRQTDRDKLEIMGKVWPIDAVAKNASTSIYGNIVSLAESPKKEGLLYVGTDDGLINVSLDGGQNWKRYKNFHGVPEFSYVSCITPSLFDENVVFATFDNHKMADFKPYILKSSDKGKSWTNISSNLEEPDVVYTIVQDHKDKNLLFIGTEYGVYFSYNEGKKWIQLKSGLPTIAVRDIAIQQRESDLVLGTFGRSFYILDNYSALRNLNDESFEKPAIIFPIKDALMFVHERPLGSEKGSQGDAFYTAKNPDFGATFTYYLKESPKTKKQVRKEKEKEAIKNGEKPPYPSFEELEAESLEKAAYLLFTIKDASGNIIRRLHANASKGLQRITWDLRYASNGTARLNSKNEQEGGLLTLPGEYSVQLDLVEDGKTTALFEAVKFTSKFLHDAEINAVDRAELLSFTQKISELRRVVSASIEFSNNLDKNSRLAQQALKLVDQPNVALLQKARTIELENKVITKALTGDKIRTERNAPVPQSINGRLGTITWELWKTNDKPTQTHYDSYQAAKEEFDIVYDKMKKLLVQYKALETDLEKLKAPNTPGRLPDWK; from the coding sequence ATGAAAAAATATATCATTCTACTTGCTCTTTGTATTTTATTGCCTGCTTTAACCTTCTCTCAAAAAGATGAAGACAAAGACCTGATGAAATCATCCACTTTTTCTGGATTAAAATTCAGGAGTATCGGCCCTGCTTTGATGTCAGGTAGAATAACAGACTTTGCTGTAAATCCAAACAATATCCATGAATATTATGTGGCGGTGGCATGCGGTGGCGTATGGAAAACGCAGAACTCAGGAACCACCTGGAAACCTATTTTCGATAGTGAGAAATCATTCAGCATTGGTTGTGTAACCATCGATCCCAATAATCCACATACTGTTTGGGTTGGTAGTGGAGAGAACAATAGTCAGCGCTCTGTTAGCTGGGGCGATGGTATTTATAAAAGTCTGGATGGCGGACAAAGCTGGACCAATATGGGTTTGAAAAAATCTGAACATATTGCAAAAATCATTGTTCATCCAAATAAATCAAATATAATTTATGTTGCCGCACAAGGACCACTTTGGGGTCCAGGTGGAGATCGTGGACTGTACAAAAGTATAGATGGTGGTACAACATGGGATGCTGTTTTAACCATCAGTGAAAATACAGGTGTGACTGATGTGGTGATGGATCCAAGAAATCCAGATGTTTTGTATGCAGCTTCCTACCAAAGAAGACGTCATACGTGGACATTAATAAATGGCGGTCCTGAAGGTGCCATTCATAAAAGCACAGATGGTGGGAAAAATTGGCGCAAACTCTCAAAAGGAATTCCAGCAGGTGATATTGGCCGAATTGGTTTAGCTATTTCGCCTGTGAATCCAGATTATTTATATGCGATTATTGAAGCAGCGGAAGATAATGGAGGATTTTATAAGTCTACTGATAGAGGTGAATCCTGGACAAAAACCTATAAATACAATACCGCAAGCGCACAATATTACAATGAGATTTTCTGCGATCCTGTTGATGCAGATAAAGTTTACATCCTAGATACGTATACAAGCTATACAGAAGATGGAGGAAATAGTTTCAAACGCTTAGGAAATAAAAATCGTCATGTAGATGATCATGCTTTTTGGATTAATCCAAATAATACCAACCATATTCTTATTGGTGGAGATGGTGGCATTTATGAAACTGTTGATTTTGCACAAAGTTGGGAGTACAAGGCAAATTTACCCATAACTCAGTTCTACCGAGTTTCGGTTGACAATACAATGCCATTTTATTATGTTTATGGTGGAACCCAAGACAATAGCACTCAAGGAGGACCATCACAAACCACCAGTATTTCGGGTATTACCAATGCCGATTGGTATTTAACAAAAGGTGGCGATGGTTTTGAAACGGTCATCGATCCTATTGATCCGGATATTGTGTATTCTCAAAGTCAGTATGGCTGGTTGGTACGTTACAACAGAAAAAGTGGTGAATCGATTGGAATTAAGCCCATAGAAAAGAAAAACGAAGAACCCTATCGATGGAATTGGGATGCTCCATTAATTATAAGTCCACATGCACATAAGAGACTTTATTTTGCGGCCAACAAACTTTTTAAAAGTGATGACAAAGGCAATACCTGGCAAATTATCAGTCCTGATTTAACACGTCAAACAGATCGTGATAAATTGGAAATAATGGGTAAGGTTTGGCCTATTGATGCTGTGGCGAAAAATGCATCAACCTCTATTTATGGTAATATTGTTTCTCTGGCTGAAAGTCCTAAGAAAGAAGGCTTGCTTTATGTTGGAACAGATGATGGTTTAATCAATGTTTCGCTTGATGGTGGTCAAAATTGGAAACGCTATAAAAATTTTCACGGAGTTCCAGAATTCAGTTATGTGAGTTGTATTACGCCATCTCTGTTTGATGAAAATGTGGTTTTTGCCACTTTCGACAATCACAAAATGGCTGATTTCAAACCGTATATTCTGAAAAGCTCCGACAAAGGAAAAAGTTGGACAAACATTAGCAGCAATCTGGAAGAGCCTGATGTTGTTTATACAATAGTTCAAGATCACAAAGACAAAAACCTTTTGTTTATTGGAACCGAATATGGAGTTTACTTCAGTTATAATGAAGGCAAAAAATGGATACAATTAAAATCTGGTTTACCAACAATAGCTGTTCGCGATATTGCCATTCAGCAAAGAGAAAGTGATTTAGTACTGGGTACTTTTGGACGCAGTTTTTATATTCTCGACAACTACTCAGCATTGCGAAATTTAAATGATGAATCATTTGAAAAACCAGCCATCATCTTTCCAATCAAAGATGCTTTGATGTTTGTACACGAGAGACCTTTGGGAAGTGAAAAAGGATCTCAGGGTGATGCATTTTATACGGCTAAAAACCCAGATTTTGGAGCAACTTTTACTTATTATTTAAAAGAAAGTCCGAAAACAAAAAAACAAGTTCGTAAGGAGAAGGAAAAAGAAGCCATCAAGAATGGGGAAAAACCACCTTATCCAAGTTTTGAAGAATTGGAAGCAGAATCACTTGAAAAAGCAGCCTATCTACTATTTACGATAAAAGATGCAAGCGGTAATATTATCAGAAGACTACATGCAAACGCGAGCAAAGGATTGCAAAGAATTACATGGGATTTACGCTATGCAAGCAACGGGACTGCCCGATTGAATTCGAAAAATGAGCAGGAAGGTGGCTTGCTAACATTGCCAGGCGAATATAGTGTTCAACTTGATTTGGTTGAAGATGGCAAAACAACAGCTTTGTTTGAAGCTGTAAAATTTACTAGCAAGTTTTTGCATGATGCTGAAATTAATGCAGTAGATAGAGCTGAACTTTTAAGCTTTACACAAAAAATCAGCGAACTAAGACGAGTTGTTTCAGCAAGCATCGAATTTTCTAACAACTTGGATAAAAATAGTCGATTAGCTCAACAAGCATTAAAACTAGTTGATCAACCTAATGTTGCTTTATTGCAAAAGGCAAGAACAATTGAATTGGAAAATAAAGTAATCACAAAAGCATTAACAGGCGATAAAATTCGTACAGAGCGCAATGCACCTGTTCCTCAATCCATTAATGGCCGCTTAGGAACCATTACATGGGAACTTTGGAAAACCAATGACAAACCAACTCAAACACATTATGATAGTTATCAAGCAGCAAAGGAAGAGTTTGATATCGTTTACGACAAAATGAAAAAATTATTGGTACAATATAAAGCACTTGAAACAGACTTGGAAAAACTAAAGGCTCCAAATACGCCAGGTAGGTTGCCGGATTGGAAGTAG
- a CDS encoding IS1595 family transposase, with protein sequence MNIIKFISDFPDENSCRDHFRKVREHQGISCKKCGSTKHYWLKGKWQWQCSECRFRTGLRSGTMMEHAKLPIRKWYLAMAFMSFSKKGISATEMQRQLDHSRYESIWSMMHKIHQAMGKRDSLYELAGMLEFDEGYFETETNSMVRKNLKRGRGSKRQVNVAVMAESIPLEDIKTGKQSKHCRYFKMKVLETHASTEIDDVIKDNINEKSIVFSDKSTSYVDISKYVEIHITEKSTKETTTKTLPWAHIAISNAKRNFLGIYHKISGKYLQLYLDEFCYKLNRRYFGDKLFDRLTIALSNNNWYING encoded by the coding sequence GTGAATATAATCAAATTTATTTCCGATTTTCCAGATGAAAATAGTTGTAGGGATCATTTTAGGAAGGTTCGAGAACACCAGGGTATAAGCTGTAAGAAATGTGGCAGCACCAAGCATTATTGGTTAAAAGGGAAATGGCAATGGCAGTGCTCAGAATGCCGATTTAGAACAGGCCTGCGAAGTGGAACGATGATGGAACATGCAAAATTACCGATAAGAAAATGGTACTTAGCCATGGCTTTTATGAGCTTCTCAAAGAAGGGCATATCTGCAACAGAAATGCAAAGGCAACTTGATCATAGTCGCTATGAATCCATTTGGTCAATGATGCATAAGATCCATCAAGCTATGGGGAAAAGGGATAGTCTCTATGAATTGGCTGGAATGCTTGAATTTGATGAAGGATATTTTGAGACAGAAACCAACAGCATGGTCAGAAAAAATTTAAAGCGAGGTCGTGGAAGCAAACGACAGGTTAATGTTGCTGTTATGGCTGAATCTATACCACTTGAAGATATTAAGACAGGAAAGCAATCAAAACATTGCAGGTATTTTAAGATGAAAGTTTTGGAAACTCATGCTTCCACTGAAATCGATGATGTTATAAAGGATAATATTAACGAGAAAAGCATTGTATTTAGTGACAAAAGCACCAGTTATGTTGATATTTCTAAATATGTTGAAATTCACATTACAGAAAAATCAACCAAAGAAACAACAACAAAGACTCTGCCCTGGGCTCATATAGCGATTAGCAATGCAAAACGCAACTTTTTGGGAATTTATCACAAGATTAGTGGCAAATACTTACAGCTATATTTAGATGAATTCTGCTATAAACTTAACAGAAGATACTTTGGAGATAAGCTATTTGATAGACTAACAATTGCTTTATCAAATAACAACTGGTATATTAACGGATGA
- a CDS encoding response regulator transcription factor yields the protein MQKITVILVDDHPIFRDGIKSMFENSEEVAIVDEASNGIEAIDKTFSLKPDVLIVDLSMPGITGIELIERIRGFNKETAIIVLSMHSKEDYIFKAIRAGANGYLPKEETTKEELLKAIHEVRKGNEYFSHSVSQTMQKHFLNEAKNNQTDLPDYESLSKREKEVLKLVIEGLSNTEVAAKLFVSLRTVETHKSNILQKLQLKNTVELVKFALKHNLLEI from the coding sequence ATGCAAAAGATAACAGTTATTCTGGTTGACGATCATCCTATTTTTAGGGATGGGATCAAGTCAATGTTTGAAAATTCAGAAGAAGTAGCTATTGTGGATGAAGCCAGCAATGGAATTGAAGCAATTGATAAAACATTTAGTTTGAAACCAGATGTGCTGATAGTTGACTTGTCGATGCCGGGTATAACAGGAATTGAACTCATTGAAAGAATTAGAGGATTTAATAAGGAAACAGCCATTATTGTTCTTTCCATGCACAGCAAAGAGGATTATATATTCAAGGCCATTCGGGCTGGCGCAAATGGATATCTACCTAAAGAGGAAACAACAAAAGAAGAGTTATTAAAGGCAATTCATGAAGTACGAAAAGGAAATGAATACTTTAGTCATTCCGTAAGTCAAACCATGCAAAAGCATTTCTTAAACGAGGCAAAAAACAATCAAACCGATTTGCCCGATTATGAGTCACTTTCCAAAAGAGAAAAAGAAGTGCTTAAACTAGTAATTGAAGGCTTAAGCAATACAGAAGTAGCTGCTAAACTTTTTGTTTCTTTGCGCACAGTCGAAACGCATAAAAGCAATATCCTTCAAAAGTTACAACTGAAAAATACAGTTGAATTGGTCAAGTTTGCTTTAAAACACAATTTGCTTGAAATTTGA
- a CDS encoding TonB-dependent receptor: protein MKSKIYSVASFLVIICILIPKLSLAQQSVDIKGVVISSESQKAIGGANVILSPSYFGSATNSKGEFKISNVNPGTYKITASYLGYKHFEKTITVSGKDLVVNFSLYKGPIILSPTEIEIKGAATMPHAKMKLTQSMIEEEATRDIGDYLRLFPGISGIRKGGSNIDPVVRGFKFDQLNIHMDGGIRIEGGCPNRMDPTSAHVEMEDIDNIEIIKGPYVLRYGPTFGGIVNLVTKKPSPSLTGDFEIHARAVKGFETNWRGDKEHLQIFGGTDKVYFSLAGAQLRYGDYLDGKGDAVSSGFHKWNYNGKIAVRPWKNHEIMFSYIESHGRDVKFAALPMDERSDNTQVMALDYTAKKISDNIEDIKIKLYRSYVDHIMDNKEKSFGDTVAAVSAIDPTVIGGRAEIGLNLGEGHMYIGTDFETVEKFGTRTKNFYAMPPTPAGSFLIYVEPLWANANLINNGVFVEYSNKWDSWEFISSMRFDYNQASSDTIRIFSPNGKILKLENGETNSEYANFSASVGINKHLNENLSVGLGIGRGVRSPNMLERYIILLPVGFDTYDYIGNPSLKPEANHQADLNIKYENDDIGGFYVNGFYSYVIDYISAHEITTYNGNPILANTNGVLGVKEFYNVEDPVSFTGFEFSYATPSKFKLGGQVIASYTQGTFGSNYLKLDKILNDPLNEIPPFEANVLVKYKMFNNKLIPKAGLRIVAAQNRVSESFIESATPAFTLLDFGLVYKYSKFLTITGGIDNILDTEYFEHLNRRALGSSQSIYEPGRVLFVNMIVNL from the coding sequence ATGAAATCTAAAATTTACTCAGTTGCCAGCTTTTTAGTGATTATTTGCATCCTTATTCCTAAGCTTAGTTTGGCACAACAATCGGTTGATATAAAAGGAGTTGTTATTAGCTCAGAGTCTCAAAAAGCAATTGGAGGTGCCAATGTAATTTTGTCGCCAAGCTATTTTGGTTCTGCAACAAATTCTAAAGGAGAATTTAAAATTTCCAATGTCAATCCAGGTACGTATAAAATAACTGCTTCCTATTTAGGATATAAGCATTTTGAAAAAACCATAACAGTTTCAGGAAAAGATCTTGTTGTAAATTTTTCATTGTACAAAGGACCCATTATATTATCCCCAACTGAAATCGAAATTAAAGGTGCTGCTACCATGCCTCATGCAAAAATGAAACTTACACAGTCGATGATAGAGGAAGAAGCAACCCGTGATATTGGTGATTACTTACGATTATTTCCTGGGATATCTGGTATTCGAAAAGGTGGTTCCAACATCGATCCAGTGGTTAGGGGATTCAAATTTGACCAATTGAATATTCACATGGATGGAGGTATTCGTATTGAAGGAGGTTGCCCAAACCGTATGGATCCAACTTCAGCCCATGTCGAAATGGAAGACATCGATAATATCGAAATTATTAAAGGCCCTTATGTGTTAAGATACGGCCCCACATTTGGAGGAATTGTAAATCTGGTAACAAAAAAGCCAAGCCCTTCTTTAACAGGTGACTTTGAAATTCATGCCCGAGCGGTGAAGGGTTTTGAAACCAATTGGAGAGGAGATAAAGAACATTTGCAAATTTTTGGCGGTACCGATAAAGTATATTTCTCATTAGCAGGAGCACAACTGCGCTATGGTGACTATTTAGATGGTAAAGGCGATGCAGTCAGCTCTGGTTTTCACAAGTGGAATTACAATGGTAAAATCGCTGTTCGACCCTGGAAGAATCATGAGATCATGTTCTCATATATTGAATCACATGGACGAGATGTGAAATTTGCAGCCTTACCCATGGACGAACGTTCAGATAATACACAAGTAATGGCTTTGGATTATACGGCTAAAAAGATTTCTGACAATATTGAAGATATTAAAATAAAACTCTACAGAAGCTATGTTGACCATATTATGGACAATAAGGAAAAGTCATTTGGCGACACCGTTGCTGCAGTTTCAGCAATTGATCCTACAGTGATTGGTGGCCGGGCTGAAATAGGATTAAACCTTGGAGAAGGTCATATGTATATTGGAACCGATTTTGAAACTGTTGAGAAGTTTGGAACCAGAACAAAAAATTTCTATGCTATGCCTCCAACTCCAGCAGGTTCTTTTCTGATTTATGTAGAACCATTGTGGGCAAATGCTAATTTAATAAACAATGGTGTATTTGTAGAGTATAGTAATAAATGGGATAGTTGGGAGTTCATATCTTCCATGCGTTTCGATTATAATCAGGCCAGTTCTGACACTATCCGAATATTCTCTCCAAATGGTAAAATCCTTAAACTGGAAAATGGGGAAACAAATAGTGAGTATGCCAATTTCTCTGCTAGTGTAGGAATTAATAAACATCTCAACGAAAACCTTTCCGTAGGTTTAGGAATTGGTCGTGGTGTACGCAGTCCAAATATGTTAGAGCGATACATTATTTTATTACCTGTTGGCTTTGATACATACGATTATATTGGCAATCCATCTTTAAAACCTGAAGCCAATCATCAAGCTGACTTAAATATTAAATATGAAAATGATGACATTGGTGGGTTTTATGTGAATGGATTTTACTCCTATGTAATTGACTATATCTCTGCACATGAAATTACAACCTATAATGGAAATCCAATTTTAGCAAATACCAATGGTGTACTTGGCGTAAAAGAGTTTTACAATGTCGAAGATCCGGTTTCTTTTACCGGTTTTGAATTCTCTTATGCCACACCAAGCAAATTCAAATTAGGAGGCCAGGTTATAGCATCCTACACACAAGGAACATTTGGAAGCAATTACCTGAAACTGGATAAAATATTAAATGATCCCTTAAACGAAATCCCTCCATTTGAAGCCAATGTTTTGGTTAAATACAAAATGTTCAATAATAAGCTAATTCCAAAAGCCGGACTAAGAATAGTTGCTGCACAAAACCGAGTATCCGAATCCTTTATAGAATCTGCAACGCCTGCTTTTACTTTACTTGATTTTGGTTTAGTATACAAGTACTCAAAATTTCTTACAATCACAGGTGGGATTGACAATATTTTAGATACTGAATACTTTGAACATTTGAACCGCAGAGCACTTGGAAGCTCTCAAAGTATTTATGAACCTGGTCGTGTACTTTTTGTTAACATGATCGTAAACTTATAA
- a CDS encoding TonB-dependent receptor — protein sequence MIKSKKIVQIVIFFIASLLFANALYAQKQASITGVVIDGDSKKILERANVQLNPTTIGGVTNEHGEFHLKNITPGNYTIQVTFMGYNPISKKITLSAGETKVISFSMATTYFELSEVIIKDWAQKHVPYVKSDLSKIEIEALGTRDLGDYLRSVPNVSAIRKGGTQLDPVVRGFKYDQLNVRIDGFLRIEGGCPNRMDPNVSHIEVDDIEKIEIIKGPYALKYGPAFGGFVNIITSKPTPFESSKFEVHARGIKGYESSWNGTKDRINVKLGNNKVYFNLSGNNQKYGDYRDGNGLTVPSKFRKYSFTAEAGYKPKKNHEFLYSYVTSHGRDVKFASLPMDERLDDTWLMSAQYIIMKPTENIKKIQFRVFESNVHHVMDTREKSISDTVLAVSTVDAIVKGVSAGMGLKAGDGGTLIVGAGFEHTFKDGKRVKTMYKMPAEPFIPTKIENLMNAIITNFGTVAEFEKKMETITLVAAVRFDLNSATSNPIIVYKAGSSAIQDTISEVKSQFANVSFSFGLNKYLTEHLTAGIAIGRGVRSPNMLERYVNLLPIGYDNYDYLGDPAIKPEANHQADLTFKYETDEIGRITLNGFYSVVTNYISARQIPPAEYLPNSTGVLGVKEFYNADLVFFRGIELTYSTPSTYKLGGSVIASYTHATMSSAWDKLLEIKNDALYEIPPFESTISIHYKMLSNRLVPRASIRFVAAQNYVSEAFHEQPTAGFVVGNAGITYKHSVIVSISGGVNNILDTPYFEHLSRRMIGSNRDFFEPGRIFYINLIVNI from the coding sequence ATGATTAAGTCAAAAAAAATAGTCCAAATTGTTATATTCTTCATAGCCTCCTTATTGTTTGCAAACGCTCTTTATGCTCAGAAACAAGCCAGCATTACAGGAGTTGTAATTGATGGTGATTCAAAGAAAATACTTGAAAGAGCAAATGTTCAATTAAATCCAACAACAATTGGAGGCGTTACAAATGAGCATGGTGAATTTCATTTAAAAAATATTACTCCTGGAAACTACACTATACAAGTAACATTTATGGGCTATAACCCAATTTCCAAAAAGATAACTTTATCTGCAGGAGAAACCAAAGTCATTAGCTTTTCAATGGCAACAACATATTTTGAACTTAGTGAAGTTATTATTAAGGATTGGGCACAAAAGCATGTTCCTTATGTAAAGTCTGATCTGTCAAAAATTGAAATAGAAGCACTGGGAACCCGCGACTTAGGAGATTATCTTCGTTCAGTTCCTAACGTTTCAGCCATCCGAAAAGGTGGTACTCAACTTGACCCGGTTGTGAGAGGATTCAAATACGATCAACTTAATGTACGAATTGATGGTTTTTTACGAATTGAAGGAGGATGCCCTAATCGTATGGATCCAAATGTTTCTCATATTGAAGTGGATGATATTGAAAAAATTGAAATTATAAAAGGCCCATATGCATTAAAGTATGGACCTGCTTTTGGAGGTTTTGTAAATATTATCACAAGCAAACCTACACCATTTGAAAGCAGCAAATTTGAAGTTCATGCCCGAGGAATTAAAGGATATGAGAGCAGCTGGAATGGCACAAAAGACAGAATAAATGTTAAATTAGGCAACAATAAGGTCTACTTTAACCTTTCAGGCAACAATCAAAAATATGGTGACTACAGAGATGGAAATGGATTAACAGTTCCATCTAAATTCAGAAAATATTCTTTTACAGCTGAAGCCGGATATAAACCTAAAAAAAATCATGAGTTTCTATATTCATATGTTACATCTCATGGTAGAGATGTAAAGTTCGCTAGCCTGCCCATGGATGAGCGCTTGGATGACACCTGGCTTATGTCGGCTCAGTATATTATTATGAAGCCAACTGAAAACATCAAGAAAATACAATTCAGGGTATTTGAATCCAATGTGCACCACGTAATGGATACACGAGAGAAATCTATTTCTGACACAGTGCTGGCAGTTTCAACAGTAGATGCTATTGTAAAAGGTGTTTCTGCTGGAATGGGATTAAAAGCTGGAGATGGAGGAACATTGATAGTTGGTGCTGGATTTGAGCATACTTTTAAAGATGGCAAACGGGTTAAAACCATGTATAAAATGCCTGCTGAGCCATTTATTCCAACAAAAATTGAGAATTTGATGAATGCTATCATCACCAACTTTGGAACAGTAGCTGAATTTGAAAAAAAGATGGAAACAATAACCTTGGTTGCAGCAGTCAGATTTGATTTGAATTCTGCAACTTCAAATCCGATTATTGTTTACAAAGCTGGATCATCTGCAATACAGGATACTATCTCAGAAGTAAAATCACAGTTTGCTAACGTTAGCTTCAGCTTTGGATTAAACAAATACCTAACAGAACATTTAACAGCTGGTATCGCTATCGGCAGAGGTGTTCGAAGCCCTAATATGTTGGAACGATACGTAAATTTACTGCCAATTGGCTACGACAACTATGATTATTTAGGAGACCCGGCCATTAAACCTGAAGCTAATCATCAAGCCGATCTCACTTTTAAATATGAAACAGATGAAATTGGAAGAATTACTTTGAATGGATTTTATTCAGTGGTTACAAATTACATTTCGGCTCGTCAGATTCCTCCGGCAGAATACCTCCCCAACTCGACAGGTGTATTAGGTGTAAAAGAATTTTACAATGCAGACTTGGTATTTTTCAGAGGAATTGAACTCACATACTCAACTCCATCTACCTATAAATTAGGAGGTTCTGTTATCGCATCCTACACACACGCTACCATGTCATCTGCTTGGGACAAACTTCTTGAAATTAAGAATGATGCGTTATACGAAATTCCTCCATTTGAAAGTACAATTTCAATTCACTACAAAATGCTTTCTAACCGACTGGTTCCAAGAGCTTCCATTAGGTTCGTTGCAGCTCAAAACTATGTTTCAGAAGCGTTTCATGAACAGCCAACTGCTGGTTTTGTTGTGGGAAATGCAGGAATAACCTATAAGCACAGTGTAATTGTAAGTATTTCAGGTGGTGTCAACAATATTCTCGACACCCCTTATTTCGAACATCTCAGCAGAAGAATGATCGGTTCAAATAGAGATTTCTTCGAACCCGGAAGAATCTTCTACATTAACTTGATTGTAAATATTTAA